A genome region from Prionailurus bengalensis isolate Pbe53 chromosome B4, Fcat_Pben_1.1_paternal_pri, whole genome shotgun sequence includes the following:
- the NABP2 gene encoding SOSS complex subunit B1 has product MTTETFVKDIKPGLKNLNLIFIVLETGRVTKTKDGHEVRTCKVADKTGSINISVWDDVGNLIQPGDIIRLTKGYASVFKGCLTLYTGRGGDLQKIGEFCMVYSEVPNFSEPNPEYSAQQAPNKTVQNDSSPTAPQPTTGPPAVSPASETQNGNGLSAPPGPGGGPHPPHAPSHPPSTRITRSQPNHTAAGPPGPSSNPVSNGKETRRSSKR; this is encoded by the exons ATGACGACGGAGACCTTCGTTAAAGATATCAAGCCTGGGCTCAAGAATCTGAACCTCATCTTCATTGTGCTGGAGACAG GCCGAGTGACCAAGACAAAGGACGGGCACGAGGTTCGGACCTGCAAGGTGGCCGACAAAACGGGCAGCATCAATATCTCTGTGTGGGACGACGTGGGCAACCTGATCCAGCCTGGAGACATTATTCGGCTCACCAAAGG GTACGCTTCAGTATTCAAAGGTTGTCTGACACTATACACTGGACGTGGGGGTGATCTTCAAAAGATTGGAGA ATTCTGTATGGTTTATTCTGAGGTTCCTAACTTCAGTGAGCCAAACCCAGAGTACAGTGCCCAGCAGGCACCCAATAAGACG GTCCAGAACGACAGCAGCCCTACGGCTCCCCAGCCTACCACCGGACCCCCTGCCGTTTCTCCAG CCTCTGAGACCCAGAACGGGAATGGACTGAGTGCCCCACCAGGTCCTGGTGGTGGCCCGCACCCGCCTCATGCACCCTCGCACCCTCCCAGCACCCGAATTACCCGAAGCCAGCCCAACCACACAGCTGCCGGCCCTCCtggcccctccagcaaccctgtcaGTAACGGCAAAGAGACCCGGAGGAGCAGCAAGAGATAG
- the SLC39A5 gene encoding zinc transporter ZIP5 produces the protein MGPPVSHLLAGLCVWVALALAGGSAPNLGPAEQEQNHYLAQLFGLYGENGTLTAGGLARLLHSLGLGRVQGLRLGHHGPPVGRAIPPVGDNSTYRSQDPELSVDVWAGLPLGPSEWGDPEEPKAPASPRGPAPSGLDLFHRLLLLDHSLADHLNEDCLNGSQLLVNFGLSPAAPLTPRQFALLCPALLYQIDSRVCIQAPTPTPSGDLLSALVHSALAVLLLSLPAPLSLLLLRLLGPRLLRPLLGFLGALAVGTLCGDALLHLLPHAQGGQHAGPNGQPEEDLGPGLSVLGGLFLLFVLENVLGLLRHRGLRPRCCRRKRQDFRAPALDLEDGSGMALQPLQAAPEPEAQGCHGEQDSQPPPAPAPTGHQGHSHGHQGGGDANITWMVLLGDGLHNLTDGLAIGAAFSDGFSSGLSTTLAVFCHELPHELGDFAMLLRAGLPFRRLLLLSLVSGALGLGGAALGVGLSLGPLPLTSWVFGVTAGVFLYVALVDMLPALLRPPEPLPTLHVLLQGLGLLLGGSLMLTIAMLEEQLWPLVSDG, from the exons ATGGGGCCCCCAGTGAGTCATCTGCTGGCtggcctgtgtgtgtgggtggcCTTGGCCTTGGCAGGGGGCTCAGCCCCCAACCTGGGCCCTGCTGAGCAGGAGCAGAACCATTACTTGGCCCAGCTGTTTGGCCTGTACGGGGAGAACGGGACACTGACAGCCGGGGGCCTAGCACGGCTTCTCCACAGCCTGGGGCTAGGCCGAGTTCAGGGACTTCGCCTAGGACACCATGGACCTCCGGTTGGTCGGGCTATACCCCCAGTTGGAGACAATTCCACATACAG ATCACAGGACCCTGAGCTGAGTGTGGATGTCTGGGCTGGGCTGCCTCTGGGTCCCTCAGAGTGGGGTGACCCAGAGGAGCCAAAGGCCCCAGCATCGCCCCGTGGGCCAGCCCCCTCTGGCCTGGACCTCTTTCACAGACTTCTGCTGCTGGACCATTCATTGGCTGACCATCTGAATGAGGAT TGTCTGAATGGCTCCCAGCTGCTGGTCAACTTTGGCCTGAGCCCTGCTGCTCCTCTGACCCCTCGTCAGTTTGCTCTGCTGTGTCCAGCCCTGCTTTATCAGATTGACAGCCGTGTCTGCATCCAGgccccaaccccaaccccctCAGGGGATCTTCTGTCTG CCTTGGTTCATAGCGCCCTGGCAGTCCTGCTGCtcagcctccctgctcccctctccctgctgctgctgcggcTCCTGGGACCTCGTCTATTACGGCCCCTGCTGGGTTTCCTGGGGGCCCTGGCCGTGGGCACTCTTTGTGGGGATGCACTGCTACACCTGCTGCCACAT GCACAAGGAGGGCAGCATGCTGGACCTAACGGACAACCAGAGGAGGACCTGGGACCAGGACTGTCGGTACTCGGAGGTCTCTTCCTGCTCTTTGTGCTGGAGAACGTGCTAGGGCTTTTGCGGCACAGAGGGCTCAGGCCA AGATGCTGCAGGAGAAAAAGACAGGATTTCAGAGCACCAGCCCTGGACCTGGAGGATGGCAGTGGGATGGCCCTTCAGCCCCTGCAGGCAGCTCCAG AGCCAGAGGCTCAGGGCTGCCATGGGGAGCAGGACAGCcagcccccaccagccccagctCCTACTGGGCACCAAGGCCACAGTCACGGGCACCAGGGTGGCGGTGATGCCAATATAACGTGGATGGTCCTCCTGGGAGACGGTCTGCACAACCTCACTGATGGGCTGGCCATAG GTGCTGCCTTCTCCGATGGCTTCTCCAGTGGCCTCAGCACCACCCTAGCAGTCTTCTGCCATGAGCTACCCCATGAACTGG GTGACTTTGCGATGCTGCTCCGAGCAGGGCTGCCCTTTCGGAGGCTGCTGCTGCTGAGTTTGGTGTCTGGAGCCCTGGGACTAGGGGGtgcagccctgggggtggggctcagtttgggccctctccctctcacttcctGGGTGTTTGGGGTCACTGCTGGGGTCTTCCTCTATGTGGCCCTTGTGGACATG ctacCAGCCCTGCTTCGGCCTCCCGAGCCCCTCCCTACGCTCCATGTGCTACTGCAGGGGTTGGGGCTGCTGCTGGGGGGCAGCCTCATGCTCACCATAGCCATGCTGGAGGAGCAGCTATGGCCCCTGGTCTCTGATGGCTGA